AGACGTACATCTCTATTGAGTTCCGGACGCTGTCAGTGATGGCGTTCGACCGCTACGCCAGCATCTGTAGGCCTTTGCATTACAACAGCATCATGACGAAGGGGAAGGTGCGGGTCATCGTCCTTGTGGTGTGGGCAGCTGCTTCGGTGGAGGTCGGCGTGTTGCTGTCCTTTATTGTGCGTCTGTCGTTTTGTGGATCTGTCATTAACAAGGTGTGCTGCAGCTTCCACTTAGTCGTTGGACTCTCGTGTTCTGCAAACAGCATCCTGTCGTTCCTCAACGACGTGGTGTTCGGCCTCGctctcactgttgctgctcCTCTTTGCTTCATCACGTTCACCTACGTAAggattttctctgtgtgtttgaaagCTTCCTCAGAAACCAGAGTCAAGGCTTTTGAAACCTGCAGCCCACATTTAGTTTCCATCATGAGCTTCGTTTTCTCCTGCTTCTATAATCTGGTCAGTCAAAGGTTCG
This genomic interval from Betta splendens chromosome 21, fBetSpl5.4, whole genome shotgun sequence contains the following:
- the LOC114846977 gene encoding olfactory receptor 14J1-like, which produces MDNSSDVGSFVLGTYGDSGSLKYLYFTLAAILYVSVICANTLLIVVIYLEERLHEPMYQLLCALFVNEVYGSTALLPCLMAHILADTHHISLFFCFLQIFNIQTYISIEFRTLSVMAFDRYASICRPLHYNSIMTKGKVRVIVLVVWAAASVEVGVLLSFIVRLSFCGSVINKVCCSFHLVVGLSCSANSILSFLNDVVFGLALTVAAPLCFITFTYVRIFSVCLKASSETRVKAFETCSPHLVSIMSFVFSCFYNLVSQRFDMTFAPLQLRIILSMYAFLIQPILNPLIYGLKLTKIRHALKKL